Proteins from a genomic interval of Afifella aestuarii:
- a CDS encoding dihydrolipoyl dehydrogenase family protein encodes MTEEIKTDICVIGAGSAGLTLAAAASAFDVPTVLVENGRMGGDCLNYGCVPSKALIAAARHVAHLREAPAFGVNAGAADVDFATVHAHIRSVLAAIAPNDSQERFTGLGVRVIRERASFLDRRTIIAGETRISARRFVIATGSSPQVPDIEGLDGLDYLTNETLFDLTKLPTHLIVIGGGPVGMEMAQAFRRLGSEVSLLERGRVLSHDDPELADHVRRRLVAEGVTIHEETEISRVARRGRYGVRVHIKKSDGSEEAVDGTQILVATGRRPNVGRLDLDKAGIDFDETGIKVGANLRTRNRRVYAVGDVTGGPNFTHWAGYEAGLLLRPLLFRIGARPQRDLLPWVTYTDPELAHAGLTLEEAERRHGHVRVLRWPVAENDRARAERQTEGLIRLVTTRQGRLLGVDIVARNAGEMIAPYALALSKRLNVRDMMGMLLPYPTVSEVGKRAATSFYLPVPNKAKALARFLRRFG; translated from the coding sequence GTGACAGAAGAGATCAAGACCGACATTTGCGTGATCGGCGCAGGCTCCGCCGGCCTGACGCTCGCGGCGGCCGCATCGGCTTTCGACGTTCCGACAGTTCTGGTCGAGAACGGCAGGATGGGCGGCGACTGCCTGAACTATGGCTGCGTTCCTTCGAAGGCCCTGATTGCGGCGGCGCGGCACGTGGCACATCTGCGCGAGGCGCCGGCTTTCGGCGTCAATGCTGGGGCCGCCGACGTCGATTTCGCGACCGTTCACGCTCATATTCGCTCTGTCCTCGCGGCGATCGCACCCAACGATTCGCAGGAGCGTTTCACCGGTCTCGGCGTGCGCGTCATTCGCGAAAGGGCGTCTTTCCTGGATCGGCGCACGATTATTGCCGGCGAGACACGCATCAGCGCACGTCGCTTCGTCATCGCCACAGGCTCGTCGCCGCAGGTGCCCGACATCGAAGGGCTCGACGGTCTCGATTATCTCACCAACGAAACCCTCTTCGATCTGACGAAGCTGCCGACCCATCTCATTGTCATCGGTGGCGGACCGGTGGGTATGGAGATGGCGCAGGCGTTTCGCCGCCTCGGCTCGGAGGTCAGTCTCCTGGAGAGGGGACGCGTCCTCTCCCACGACGATCCTGAGCTTGCCGATCACGTTCGCCGCCGTCTCGTCGCCGAAGGCGTCACCATTCATGAAGAGACGGAGATTTCGCGCGTAGCCCGACGCGGACGATACGGCGTGCGCGTGCATATTAAAAAGTCCGACGGCAGCGAAGAGGCCGTCGACGGGACGCAGATCCTGGTCGCAACGGGCCGCCGGCCGAATGTCGGCAGGCTCGATCTCGACAAGGCCGGGATCGATTTCGACGAGACGGGCATCAAGGTGGGCGCGAATCTGCGCACCCGCAATCGCCGCGTCTATGCCGTCGGCGACGTGACGGGCGGACCGAATTTCACCCATTGGGCCGGCTATGAGGCAGGGCTCCTGCTGCGTCCGCTGCTGTTTCGGATTGGCGCGCGGCCGCAGCGCGACCTTCTGCCTTGGGTCACCTACACCGATCCGGAACTCGCTCATGCCGGCTTGACGCTTGAGGAGGCGGAGCGGCGCCATGGCCATGTGCGGGTTTTGCGCTGGCCCGTCGCTGAGAACGATCGCGCCCGGGCGGAACGGCAAACGGAGGGGCTGATCCGCCTCGTCACGACGCGCCAGGGTCGTCTTCTCGGGGTCGACATCGTGGCCCGCAATGCGGGCGAGATGATTGCCCCCTATGCGCTGGCACTCTCGAAACGTCTCAATGTGCGCGATATGATGGGCATGCTCCTGCCTTATCCGACTGTTTCGGAGGTGGGAAAGCGCGCGGCGACGAGCTTCTATCTCCCGGTCCCGAATAAGGCGAAGGCGCTCGCACGTTTTCTGCGCCGCTTCGGCTGA